The Terrirubrum flagellatum nucleotide sequence CAACTCGTCCGGAACATTGCGGATTTGGACCATTCGGTGCATGCGGTTTAGATATTTACATGTGCTGCACATGTCAAGGAATACGGTTCGCTCGCTGGCGCCCCGCTTGCCCACCTCCCGGGCATCGGGCGTCAGGCGGCCCCAAAAGGACCCGCCGCAACCGCCCACTGTGCCATTTTGGGAGAGAGCGGTGTTGGACAACCCGATCATGAGCGACTGGAAGCCCCAGAACGGCCTCGTCTGGGGCGAAGCGCCCCAGCGCCTGGCCCATCGGCTGCACCAGCATGAGCTGTTCAGCGACGCGGCGCTCGCCCGCCTCATCGAGATCTATCCGCGCGAGAATTACAGCCTGGTTGAGTGGGGCGAGCAGGGCCGCGCCCGCAGCGACTATCGCGAAGGCGAGCTCGGCGGGCTCTCAGGCGCCGAGGTCATCGACGCGATCGCCAGGAGCCGCGTCTGGATCAACCTTCGCAACGCGCCCGCCGTCGACAAGCGCTATGGCGAATTGCTCGACGAGATCTTCGCCGAATTCTCCGCGCGCATGCCGGGCTTCGACACGCTGTCGCGCACCATGGGCATCCTGATCTCGTCGCCGAATTCGCGCACCGTCTATCACGCCGATCTGCCCGGCCAGTCGCTCTGGCAGATCCGCGGCAGGAAGCGCGTCTATGTCTATCCGCCGGCGGCGCCGTTCCTGCGTCCCGAGCATGTGGAAGGCATCGCGCTCACCGGCGTCGAGATGAACATGCCTTACGAGCCCTGGTATGATGATTACGCCAGCGTCTATGATCTCGACCCCGGCCAGATGCTGCACTGGCAGCTCAACGCGCCGCATCGCGTCGACAATCACGACTGTTTGAACGTGTCGATGACGCTTGAATATTTCACAGATGAGATACGCCGCACGCACATGGTCACCATGGCGAACGGCATCATGCGCGCAAAGCTCGGTCTCAATCCGCGCAGCCGCTCGATCAGCGGCCCATCCTTCTGGACGAAGGCGGTGCTGCAGAAAGCGCTGCGCAACACCAAGATGGTGAAGCGCGAGAACAAGGCGCGGCGCAAGCCGACGTTCCGTCTTGATCCGACGCGGCCCGGCGCCGTCATCGATCTGCCGAAAGCGTCCTGACGATTGCTGCAGCGCGGCATCATTCGCCGCGCTGCAATCGCCTCATGAAATAGCCGTGCTTTAGCCAAAAGTCGGCGAACAAATATGCGTGCGTGTCATCGACACGCCTGATCTTTTCTGTTCAGACTGGTTCCAGACTGACTGACCGGGGACACATCCGGCCGCCAGTCCGCCGATCGGCTCACACGCTCGCCGCGCGCTTCGGTCGGCTCCGTTGCTCCAAGGAGGAATGGGTGACGCCGACGGATACGACTGATCCAAGTTACTTTCACAAGGTTGTCGACTGCCAGTGGGCCTGCCCCGCCCACACTCCGGTTCCTGAGTACATTCGCAGGATCGCAGCCAACGACTATACCGGCGCCTATCTCATCAACTGGAAGTCGAACGTCTTTCCCGGCATTCTCGGCCGCACCTGCGATCGTCCCTGCGAACCGGCCTGCCGGCGCGGACGCGTCGAGGAAGAACCGGTCGCGATCTGCCGCCTGAAGCGCGTCGCCGCCGATTATAAAAGCGACATTTCCGCGCATCTTCCGAAAGCGCCTTCAAAGCGCAACGGCAAACGCGTCGCCTGCGTCGGCGCAGGCCCCGCTTCGCTCACCGTCGCGCGCGATCTCGCGCCGCTTGGCTACGAAGTCGTCGTGTTCGATGGCGACGCCAGAGCCGGCGGCATGATGCGCAGCCAGATTCCGAAATTCCGCCTGCCCGACAGCGTGATCGATGAAGAGATCGGCTACGCGCTTTCAGGCGGCGCCGAGTTTCGCGCAGGTCAACGCATCGACAGCCTGAAGGCGCTGCTCGCTGAAGGATTCGATGCGGTCTTCGTCGGCGCCGGCGCGCCGCGCGGCCGCGATCTCGACATTCCCGGACGCAAGGAAGCCGCCGCGCGCATCCATGTCGGCATCGACTGGCTGTCCAGCGTCTCGTTCGGCCACACCACATCGATCGGCAAGCGCGTCATCGTGCTCGGCGGCGGCAACACCGCGATGGATTGCTGCCGTTCCTCACGCCGCCTCGGCGGCGATGATGTGAAAGTCGTCGTGCGCTCCGGCTTCGAGGAGATGAAGGCGTCGCCCTGGGAGAAGGAAGACGCCATCCATGAAGGCATTCCGATCCTGAATTATCTCGTGCCCAAGGAATTCCTGCACGAGACGGGCCGCCTGACCGGCATGGTCTTCGAAAAGGTGAAGGCCGAATATGACGCGAAGGGCCGGCGCAATCTCGTCGCCTCGGGCGAGCCCGACGTCACGATCGCATGCGACGATGTCCTGATCGCCGTTGGCCAGGAAAACGCATTCCCGTGGATCGAGCACGACATCGGCATCCAATTCGACAAATGGGGTCTGCCTGAACTCGACAAGACGACGTTTCAGTCGACGCGGCCGAATGTGTTCTTCGGCGGCGACGCGGCCTTCGGCCCCAAGAACATCATCTGGGCCGTGGCGCACGGCCATGACGCCGCGGTCTCGATCGACGCGTTCTGCCGCGACGTCGATGTAAAGGATCGCCCGCCGCCGACGACCAATCTCGTCAGCCAGAAGATGGGCATCCATGAATGGGCCTATGACAATGCGATCGCGCCTGATCTGCGCTTCAAGGTGCCGACGGTCGCGAACGAGATCGCGCTGAAAGACATCCGCAAGGAGGTCGAGCTCGGCTTCGATCCCAAACTCGCCTTCGCCGAGGCGCAGCGCTGCCTGAACTGCGACGTGCAGACCGTGTTCGCGTCGAAGCTCTGCATCGAATGCGACGCCTGCGTCGACATCTGCCCGACCGACTGCATCACCTTCACCGAGGAACGCGAGGAAAGCGAGCTGCGCCTTCATCTCAGCGCGCCTTCGACCAATCTTTCGCAGGATATCTACGTCGCCAACGGGCTGAAGACCGGCCGCATCATGGCGAAGGACGAAGATGTCTGCCTGCATTGCGGCATGTGCGCCGAACGATGCCCCACCGGCGCGTGGGACATGCAGAAATTCTATCTCGAGACCACCCAGGCGGGGCATGCATGCCAATCGAGAGCGTAAATGATTTCGTCATCCGCTTCGCCAATGTGAACGGGTCCGGTTCGGCGAGCGCCAATCTGCTGTTCGCGCGATCGGTGATGCGGATGGGCGTGCCGATCGCGCCGCGCAACATCTTCCCCTCGAACATCCAGGGGCTGCCGACCTGGTACGAGGTGCGCATCACCGAAGCCGGCCATCTTGGCGCGCGCGGCGGCGTCGACATGATGGTCGCGATGAATCCGCAGACCTGGGACAAGGACGTCGCATCGATCGAGAGCGGCGGCTATCTCTTCTATGATTCCTCGCGGCCCATTCCGGCGTCCAAGCTGCGCGAGGACATCACCGTCATCGGCATGCCGCTGACCGACATCTGCAATCGCGAATATTCCGATCCGCGCCAGCGCCAGCTCTTCAAGAACATCATCTATGTCGGCGCGCTCGCGGCGCTGCTCGACATCGATCCTGAAGAAGTGGAGAAGCTGATCGGCGACCAGTTCAAGGGCAAGGAGAAGCTGATCGCGCCGAACTTCAAGGCGCTGCGCATGGGCTACGACT carries:
- a CDS encoding FitA-like ribbon-helix-helix domain-containing protein, translating into MIGLSNTALSQNGTVGGCGGSFWGRLTPDAREVGKRGASERTVFLDMCSTCKYLNRMHRMVQIRNVPDELHRKLKSRAALAGMSLTDYLLQQMRQIAEQPTLEEMLERLRSRSPTNPSLSSEDAVRAERDSR
- a CDS encoding FAD-dependent oxidoreductase, which gives rise to MTPTDTTDPSYFHKVVDCQWACPAHTPVPEYIRRIAANDYTGAYLINWKSNVFPGILGRTCDRPCEPACRRGRVEEEPVAICRLKRVAADYKSDISAHLPKAPSKRNGKRVACVGAGPASLTVARDLAPLGYEVVVFDGDARAGGMMRSQIPKFRLPDSVIDEEIGYALSGGAEFRAGQRIDSLKALLAEGFDAVFVGAGAPRGRDLDIPGRKEAAARIHVGIDWLSSVSFGHTTSIGKRVIVLGGGNTAMDCCRSSRRLGGDDVKVVVRSGFEEMKASPWEKEDAIHEGIPILNYLVPKEFLHETGRLTGMVFEKVKAEYDAKGRRNLVASGEPDVTIACDDVLIAVGQENAFPWIEHDIGIQFDKWGLPELDKTTFQSTRPNVFFGGDAAFGPKNIIWAVAHGHDAAVSIDAFCRDVDVKDRPPPTTNLVSQKMGIHEWAYDNAIAPDLRFKVPTVANEIALKDIRKEVELGFDPKLAFAEAQRCLNCDVQTVFASKLCIECDACVDICPTDCITFTEEREESELRLHLSAPSTNLSQDIYVANGLKTGRIMAKDEDVCLHCGMCAERCPTGAWDMQKFYLETTQAGHACQSRA